A single window of Desulfomonilaceae bacterium DNA harbors:
- a CDS encoding sugar phosphate nucleotidyltransferase, whose translation MKGVILAGGLGTRLFPLTKITNKHLLPIYNRPMITYPVECLVKAGIDDILIVTGGNHPGDFLRLLGNGKEYGVKNISYAYQEGEGGIADALALAENHAACGPVCVVLGDNLLEKTIQQAIEGYRKQGSGARILLKEVEDPQRFGVPVLEGDKVVRIIEKPVDPPSNYAVTGIYMYDVQVFDFIKTLDPSERGELEITDVNNLYIDQGTMTWSQIDGWWTDAGTFDSLLKASNLVAHGGANKV comes from the coding sequence ATGAAGGGTGTTATCCTCGCTGGCGGTTTGGGCACTCGTTTATTCCCCCTAACCAAAATTACCAACAAGCACCTGTTGCCGATATACAACAGGCCTATGATTACCTATCCGGTCGAATGTCTGGTTAAAGCGGGAATCGATGACATTCTTATTGTCACGGGAGGTAATCATCCAGGAGACTTCCTGAGGTTACTGGGTAATGGGAAGGAATATGGAGTCAAGAATATCAGCTATGCCTACCAGGAAGGCGAAGGTGGTATAGCCGACGCTTTGGCGCTTGCCGAAAACCATGCGGCATGTGGGCCTGTCTGCGTCGTGCTTGGCGACAATCTTCTAGAAAAAACCATTCAGCAAGCGATTGAAGGATATCGAAAACAGGGGTCAGGGGCCAGGATATTGCTTAAAGAGGTTGAAGATCCCCAGCGATTTGGGGTTCCTGTGCTTGAAGGAGACAAAGTTGTAAGAATAATTGAAAAGCCCGTTGATCCTCCTTCAAATTACGCTGTCACGGGGATATACATGTATGATGTTCAGGTCTTCGACTTCATAAAGACGTTGGACCCATCGGAACGGGGAGAACTGGAAATAACCGATGTCAACAATCTTTACATTGACCAGGGGACTATGACATGGTCACAGATTGACGGGTGGTGGACCGACGCGGGAACATTTGATTCTCTATTAAA
- a CDS encoding ATP-binding protein encodes MRESFDKKGQDNSSKLTISQLLAKFRILLEIGRGLLGQDPFNQKILSTISLINRLLGNRADIAIWLEINGDIFGEKPENGHGALFIKDIQVQNRVCGRLGVKYGRDEQIFPEDEYFLEEVAESIGRKLEVHELNQMLRQSEERYKKLAANLSQEMWRRTEALASETGYLEGILRSSADMIMTTDLDSRIVEFNPAAEKLLGYSAEEIQGHKIHEVWVDTCERNEILEEVQNSGGIRNYKTKLKRKDGAIVEISLTLSQLKDNEGRLLGTVGISRDIGQDNAITRELERLNKNYREAIHFINHENKNSLLVIGGFVKRLLDTETDPKRREQLEIIYHHSTFLEAMSRDFLTMADLEQGEFQIRRQEIGNFYEEVLLPAMVGLKERYPNSFDSYDQSLGGVGLVPVYGDPRFLEIVYRNLFGNALKYGYPGGRIAYGVVDLGDKFLFNVWNEGPGIEFEEREMIFEKFYRIPNEITRTKRGTGLGLYNIKRIIEAHGGNIWCESEMGKWVNFLFTLPKE; translated from the coding sequence ATGCGGGAAAGCTTTGATAAAAAAGGCCAGGACAATAGTTCAAAGCTAACAATTTCTCAATTGTTGGCCAAATTCAGAATATTGCTTGAAATTGGCAGAGGCCTTCTTGGACAGGACCCTTTCAATCAAAAAATCCTCTCTACGATCTCCCTCATCAATCGTTTATTAGGAAATCGCGCAGATATCGCCATATGGCTTGAAATAAACGGAGACATTTTCGGAGAAAAACCCGAAAACGGTCACGGTGCCCTTTTCATTAAAGATATCCAGGTCCAAAACCGCGTCTGCGGTCGATTAGGCGTAAAATACGGCCGAGATGAACAAATCTTTCCTGAAGACGAATATTTTCTGGAGGAAGTAGCGGAATCCATCGGAAGGAAATTAGAAGTTCATGAATTGAATCAGATGCTGAGACAGTCAGAGGAACGCTACAAGAAATTAGCGGCAAACCTGTCTCAGGAGATGTGGCGCCGAACTGAAGCTTTGGCGAGTGAAACAGGATATCTTGAAGGCATATTGAGATCATCCGCAGATATGATCATGACTACAGACCTCGATTCCAGGATCGTTGAATTCAATCCTGCGGCGGAAAAGCTGTTAGGATATTCCGCTGAAGAAATTCAGGGCCACAAGATCCATGAGGTATGGGTCGACACATGTGAACGGAACGAGATCCTGGAAGAGGTTCAAAACTCTGGTGGAATAAGAAATTACAAGACCAAACTTAAAAGAAAAGATGGCGCAATTGTTGAAATATCCCTCACCCTGTCTCAGTTAAAAGATAACGAAGGACGACTTCTTGGGACAGTAGGAATAAGTAGGGACATCGGACAGGACAACGCCATTACCAGAGAATTGGAAAGACTCAACAAGAACTATCGGGAAGCTATTCATTTCATAAATCACGAAAACAAGAATTCTCTTCTGGTGATCGGTGGGTTCGTCAAGAGACTGCTCGACACTGAGACGGATCCGAAGCGACGGGAACAACTTGAAATTATATATCATCATTCCACCTTTCTGGAAGCCATGAGTCGCGATTTTCTTACTATGGCGGACCTTGAGCAGGGAGAGTTTCAGATCCGTAGGCAGGAAATCGGAAATTTCTATGAAGAGGTCCTGTTGCCTGCAATGGTTGGGCTTAAAGAACGGTACCCTAACTCTTTCGACAGTTATGATCAAAGTCTGGGAGGCGTAGGTTTAGTTCCTGTTTATGGGGACCCCAGATTTCTGGAAATTGTCTACCGCAATCTGTTCGGGAACGCTCTGAAATATGGATACCCCGGAGGCAGAATAGCGTACGGAGTGGTCGACCTTGGCGATAAATTCTTGTTCAATGTTTGGAACGAAGGCCCAGGAATTGAGTTCGAAGAGCGAGAAATGATATTTGAGAAATTCTACAGAATACCTAACGAAATAACTCGTACAAAACGTGGAACAGGGTTGGGCCTCTACAACATCAAGAGGATTATTGAGGCTCACGGTGGAAATATCTGGTGTGAATCAGAAATGGGAAAGTGGGTTAATTTCCTTTTTACTCTACCCAAAGAATGA
- a CDS encoding serine hydrolase codes for MSPNAKTDHAGADCHFSRSKLCLIYFTISLTLVFLTGSCGDSFAASKSSRQQVVAKKTAKKPHVKVKKKSSIKPSRTKYIKPVSPGVQAKAAYCVNLANNQTLISKNADQKLPIASLTKMVTALLTLDHMPLDREITIPDHIKTVPKSVVGLKPGDTLTVKDLLHGMLISSGNDCAEALACAFPGGKTKFIQALNQKAKSIGAVHTQFFTPSGLDKKLGSATKDDKEPESEANVSTAREIATIARIAFSNLTIRTICQKKSYVLASKLNPKGYAIRNTNKLLRDNLPVVGGKTGFTCRAGHCLASEFTPGKNVFVIVVLGSPNHFRDTRLLYHKAIKETSASKSVSVDSSPKVASK; via the coding sequence ATGTCACCTAACGCAAAGACTGATCATGCTGGAGCGGACTGCCATTTTTCTCGTTCTAAATTATGTCTTATTTATTTCACGATATCTTTGACACTGGTTTTCCTGACGGGCTCCTGTGGGGACTCTTTTGCCGCGTCAAAATCGTCCAGGCAGCAAGTTGTGGCCAAGAAGACCGCAAAAAAGCCTCACGTAAAGGTCAAGAAGAAATCATCGATAAAACCGTCCAGAACGAAATATATAAAGCCGGTTTCCCCCGGAGTCCAGGCCAAGGCCGCATATTGCGTCAACCTCGCGAACAATCAAACATTGATATCCAAAAACGCAGACCAGAAATTGCCTATCGCCAGCCTGACCAAAATGGTAACAGCGTTGCTAACTCTGGATCATATGCCGCTTGACAGGGAAATAACCATTCCGGACCACATTAAGACTGTTCCCAAATCCGTAGTCGGCTTGAAACCGGGAGATACCCTTACGGTCAAAGATTTGTTGCATGGGATGCTGATAAGCTCAGGCAATGACTGCGCGGAAGCTTTAGCGTGCGCGTTTCCCGGCGGCAAGACAAAATTTATCCAGGCTCTAAACCAGAAAGCCAAGAGCATAGGCGCCGTCCATACTCAGTTTTTCACTCCGAGTGGGCTGGATAAAAAGCTCGGTTCCGCTACTAAAGACGACAAAGAACCCGAAAGTGAAGCAAATGTCTCCACTGCGCGCGAAATTGCAACTATCGCAAGGATAGCTTTTTCAAACCTGACCATAAGGACCATTTGTCAGAAAAAATCCTACGTGCTCGCCAGTAAACTCAATCCCAAAGGTTATGCAATCAGAAACACAAATAAATTACTGCGGGATAATCTCCCGGTGGTGGGAGGAAAAACAGGGTTTACATGCAGAGCCGGCCATTGCCTCGCCTCTGAGTTTACACCCGGGAAAAACGTCTTTGTAATAGTAGTGTTGGGGAGTCCTAACCATTTCAGAGACACTCGTCTGCTGTATCACAAAGCCATCAAAGAAACGTCAGCTTCCAAGAGCGTTTCTGTTGATTCCAGTCCAAAAGTCGCCTCCAAATAA
- a CDS encoding P-II family nitrogen regulator, producing MFSIEATIKPFKLDDVREALADLGIGGMTVTEILRQVVSQRTGSRFSSADARSADLTPHINIQVVVPDWLVVSVIEAVCLHGSSGKLDDSVVTVTRVESVIRVRTGEKDIDALSI from the coding sequence ATGTTTTCAATAGAAGCCACTATCAAACCTTTTAAACTTGATGATGTCAGAGAAGCGCTGGCCGATCTCGGCATTGGAGGAATGACCGTCACTGAAATACTTAGACAGGTTGTTTCTCAGAGAACAGGTTCCAGGTTCAGCTCCGCCGATGCCCGGTCAGCCGATCTGACACCTCACATTAACATACAGGTGGTGGTACCCGACTGGCTGGTTGTATCAGTTATCGAGGCCGTCTGTTTACATGGATCCTCTGGAAAACTGGATGACAGCGTCGTAACTGTTACACGCGTCGAATCCGTAATTCGCGTTAGAACAGGCGAAAAAGATATTGACGCTTTGTCCATTTGA
- a CDS encoding recombinase family protein, which translates to MRVAQYLRVSSADQKKEGTSLMVEQKQLQSFCDMKGYSDITVYKDGAVSGGKPMLEKPAGTSLMEDAKNGKLDLILITKPDRGLRNVVDSHSNHRGIR; encoded by the coding sequence ATGAGAGTAGCCCAATATTTGAGAGTCTCTTCAGCAGACCAGAAAAAAGAGGGAACAAGTCTCATGGTCGAACAGAAACAACTTCAATCTTTCTGTGACATGAAAGGCTACTCAGACATAACCGTCTATAAGGATGGCGCAGTGAGTGGTGGAAAACCAATGCTGGAAAAACCAGCGGGAACAAGTCTTATGGAAGACGCAAAGAATGGGAAACTTGACCTTATCCTAATCACGAAACCAGACCGTGGATTGAGAAATGTTGTAGATTCCCATTCAAACCATCGAGGCATTAGATAA
- a CDS encoding MaoC/PaaZ C-terminal domain-containing protein yields the protein MIDLALIGKKYGPVPLKYTWKDVVLYALSIGAQTDELQFIYENAEGGLKVFPSFATVMGADVFAELFKDLKVNLSRFIHGEESVKLHRAIPPEGKAFVEGEITNIYDKVKGALILWRMKVMSGTYELLAEAEHSVFYVGAGGFGGDPGPKTEALEPPDGVQPNFAISYHIPENQAALYRLNGDFNPLHLDPNVAHNGGFPQPILHGLCTYGYATRAILRGACDGDASRFKEFNARFSGVVYPGDTLVTEGWEDKGDRYLIRSRTHSGGVVLSHAYARID from the coding sequence ATGATTGATTTGGCCCTGATCGGTAAGAAATACGGCCCGGTCCCGCTCAAATATACGTGGAAAGATGTTGTGCTATATGCGCTGAGTATCGGGGCGCAGACAGACGAACTCCAGTTTATTTACGAGAATGCCGAAGGCGGGCTGAAGGTCTTTCCGAGCTTTGCCACCGTCATGGGCGCTGATGTTTTTGCTGAACTCTTCAAAGATCTCAAGGTCAACCTTTCCAGATTTATTCATGGTGAAGAATCGGTAAAACTCCATCGAGCGATTCCACCTGAAGGGAAGGCCTTCGTTGAAGGAGAAATCACAAATATTTACGACAAAGTCAAAGGAGCGCTGATTCTCTGGAGAATGAAGGTCATGAGTGGAACGTATGAGCTTTTGGCCGAAGCCGAACACAGCGTTTTCTATGTTGGAGCAGGAGGCTTCGGTGGGGATCCAGGACCCAAAACCGAAGCGCTTGAACCTCCCGATGGAGTTCAGCCGAATTTTGCGATCTCGTATCATATCCCGGAAAACCAAGCTGCGCTTTATCGGCTGAACGGTGATTTCAATCCTTTGCACCTGGACCCAAATGTTGCCCACAATGGAGGTTTTCCCCAACCCATCCTGCATGGCCTCTGCACCTACGGCTACGCGACCCGAGCCATTCTCCGCGGCGCCTGTGATGGAGACGCTTCACGCTTTAAGGAATTCAATGCCCGTTTCTCAGGAGTGGTCTATCCCGGCGACACTCTTGTTACAGAGGGATGGGAGGATAAAGGCGACCGTTACCTTATCCGCAGCCGCACCCACAGCGGTGGGGTAGTACTCAGCCACGCCTATGCCAGAATTGATTAA